In one Verrucomicrobiia bacterium genomic region, the following are encoded:
- a CDS encoding metallopeptidase family protein has product MKPSWSELLAAAREEVESTLSLLPEPLREAARALPVSYQRRPSAEMVADGLDDDLLGLFVGDSHAEGGAGSALPSQILLFLENLWEFAEGDWGIFEEEVQTTYLHELGHYLGLDELDLEERGLE; this is encoded by the coding sequence ATGAAGCCTTCGTGGTCGGAACTGCTGGCCGCGGCGCGGGAGGAGGTCGAATCGACGCTTTCGCTGCTGCCGGAGCCGTTGCGGGAGGCGGCACGGGCGCTGCCGGTATCGTATCAGCGGCGGCCTTCGGCGGAGATGGTGGCGGACGGGCTGGACGACGATCTGCTGGGGCTGTTTGTGGGGGATTCGCACGCCGAGGGCGGGGCGGGATCGGCGTTGCCCTCGCAGATCCTGCTGTTTCTGGAAAACCTCTGGGAGTTTGCGGAGGGCGACTGGGGGATCTTCGAGGAGGAGGTGCAGACCACCTACCTGCACGAACTCGGTCATTACCTTGGGCTCGACGAACTGGACCTGGAGGAGCGGGGCCTCGAGTGA